From Heteronotia binoei isolate CCM8104 ecotype False Entrance Well chromosome 3, APGP_CSIRO_Hbin_v1, whole genome shotgun sequence, a single genomic window includes:
- the CCDC90B gene encoding coiled-coil domain-containing protein 90B, mitochondrial has product MEIDSECPAAAGGRRTPGVPRKNYISQQAVGLQGGSGSGSRASPLFFISELLHEGRKMLRFGGLGARLLGRSTERFATSRKGFAATAPVSSYDVRRVEITPLEQRKLTFDTHNMVRDLEAHGFTKEQAQTIVSALMALSGVSLDTVYKDMVTQAQQEITLQQIMAHLDSIRKDMVILEKSEFANLRAENEKMKIELDQVKQQLTNETSRIRADNKLDINLERSRVTDMFTDQEKKLMEATTEFHKKDSSTNKAVTEVSNKIDAEIAALKTLMESNKLETIRYLAASVFACLAIALGFYRFWK; this is encoded by the exons ATGGAAATAGACTCAG aatgccCCGCGGCAGCAGGAGGACGTAGAACTCCCGGCGTGCCTAGaaagaactacatttcccagcaaGCAGTCGGGCTCCAGGGCGGAAGTGGGTCCGGATCCCGAGCTTCCCCGTTATTCTTTATTAGCGAGCTGCTGCATGAAGGGAGGAAGATGCTGCGGTTTGGGGGGTTGGGAGCCAGGCTCCTGGGGCGGAGCACCGAACGATTCGCCACCTCCCGGAAAG GCTTTGCGGCTACGGCCCCTGTGAGTTCGTACGACGTCCGAAGGGTCGAGATCACCCCTCTGGAGCAACGGAAGCTCACTTTCGACACCCACAACATGGTGCGGGACCTGGAAGCTCACG GCTTCACGAAAGAACAGGCCCAAACCATCGTGTCAGCATTAATGGCCCTGTCCGGCGTCAGCTTAGATACCGTCTACAAGGACATGGTCACTCAAGCGCAGCAG GAGATCACTCTGCAGCAGATCATGGCTCACTTGGACTCCATCCGGAAAGACATGGTCATCCTCGAGAAAAGTGAATTTGCAAATCTGAGAGCAGAAAATGAG AAAATGAAAATAGAGTTGGATCAAGTTAAGCAGCAACTCACG AACGAAACCAGCAGAATACGAGCTGATAACAAACTGGACATaaacttggaaagaagcagggtGACGGACATG TTCACAGACCAGGAGAAAAAACTCATGGAAGCCACGACAGAGTTCCATAAAAAA GATTCAAGCACCAACAAAGCCGTAACGGAAGTCAGCAATAAAATTGATGCTGAAATCGCAGCCCTCAAAACGCTCATGGAATCAAACAAGCTCGAAACGATACGTTATTTGGCAG CCTCCGTCTTCGCTTGCCTCGCCATCGCTCTGGGATTTTATCGATTCTGGAAATAA